The bacterium genomic sequence ATGGTAGACTTACTCGACCAGTTCAATGTCGACTCAGTCACCCGCTACTCGGTGGCGGATTGGGGTCGCGACGACGATTCAGTTATGATGGTGGCGGGGTATCCCGACGCCGTTTCAACCCCGCAAGAATAGGAGGGAGGAGCAATGAGTTACGCGAACATCATTGACGAACTGCTCGCCCGGGAATTCGGCGCGTTGGTTCTGCGTGATTTAGTCGGAAAGAATACGATTAAAGGAGTGATTTATTCATCGTTAGTTGCTTGGGTTTTAATCGGCGGGTGGTACGGTTATGAGATGTACAAAAAAATGACCGAGGGCTCCGACGATAATGCACAAGTGATTTATATTGATCCGACAAAATTGGCGTTGCCACCGATTGTCGATCAACCAAAGGTCGAACAAGTCAAGATTATCGCTCCAACGAATGCCCCGATTGTGGCAGTAAAAGCGAAAGCTGTTGAAGATTCGAAGGTTGCCGACACGGTACAAGTGATGGAAATCAAGAAAATCGTCGAAGATATTGAATCTGGTAAAACAACGGTAGGCGCAAATCAAGGGCAAGGGGATGTCGTTATCGCTCCACCGGTGGACGATGAATACATTCCAAAAGCCGATGAATTTGTTCCGGTAGAAAAACAACCGGAGATTATCTCGGCACCTCCGCCTGAATACCCGGAAATGGCGCGGACTGCAGGTCTTGCTGGAACTGTGATCGTACAATTCCTTGTCAACAAAAAAGGCGAAATCACGAAAGTGAAAGTGTTG encodes the following:
- a CDS encoding energy transducer TonB, coding for MSYANIIDELLAREFGALVLRDLVGKNTIKGVIYSSLVAWVLIGGWYGYEMYKKMTEGSDDNAQVIYIDPTKLALPPIVDQPKVEQVKIIAPTNAPIVAVKAKAVEDSKVADTVQVMEIKKIVEDIESGKTTVGANQGQGDVVIAPPVDDEYIPKADEFVPVEKQPEIISAPPPEYPEMARTAGLAGTVIVQFLVNKKGEITKVKVLKASPPGLGFEDKAMEAVKKWKMKPAINNGQPVAIWVTQPIRFKLK